Proteins from a genomic interval of Bos mutus isolate GX-2022 chromosome 15, NWIPB_WYAK_1.1, whole genome shotgun sequence:
- the LOC102274159 gene encoding olfactory receptor 4X2: MAETHNVTEFIFLGLSSNPEVQKVCFVMFLLLYTATVLGNLLIVLTVMSSRSLGSPMYFFLSYLSFVEICYASTTVPRLISDLLAERKAISLWGCMTQLSFLHFFAGTEIFLLTVMAYDRYVAICKPLSYTTIMNRRVCAFLVGAAWVWGLVHSLAQILLIFRLPFCGPNVIDHYFCDVLPLLKLACSDTVLIGLLIVANGGTLSVISFVVLLASYVVILLHLRTRSSAGRRKALSTCGSHITVVTLFFGPCIFIYLRPSTTLSVDKTVAVFYTVITPLLNPVIYSLRNAEVKKAMKRLWVRAMKLEER, from the coding sequence ATGGCTGAAACACACAATGTGACAGAATTCATTTTCCTGGGACTTTCTTCCAATCCAGAGGTGCAGAAAGTCTGCTTTGTGATGTTTCTGCTCCTGTACACAGCCACTGTGCTGGGGAATCTCCTCATCGTCCTCACTGTCATGAGCAGCAGAAGCCTTGGctcccccatgtacttcttcctgagCTACCTGTCCTTTGTTGAGATCTGCTACGCCTCGACGACAGTCCCCAGACTCATCTCAGATCTGCTGGCTGAGAGGAAAGCCATATCTCTGTGGGGCTGCATGACACAGCTTTCCTTTCTCCACTTCTTTGCCGGCACTGAGATTTTCCTGCTCactgtgatggcctatgaccgctacgtggccatctgcaagcccctCAGCTACACCACCATCATGAACCGGCGGGTGTGTGCCTTCCTGGTGGGAGCAGCATGGGTGTGGGGCTTAGTGCATTCCTTGGCCCAAATCCTTCTCATCTTCCGCTTGCCCTTCTGTGGCCCCAATGTGATCGACCACTATTTCTGTGACGTGCTTCCCCTGCTCAAACTTGCCTGCTCTGACACCGTCCTCATTGGTCTTCTGATCGTTGCTAATGGGGGGACCCTGTCCGTGATCAGCTTTGTGGTCCTCTTAGCCTCCTATGTGGTCATCTTGCTCCATCTGAGGACTCGGAGCTCCGCGGGGCGGCGCAAGgccctgtccacctgtggatcCCACATCACTGTGGTCACCTTGTTCTTTGGGCCCTGCATCTTCATCTATCTGAGACCTTCTACCACCCTATCTGTGGACAAGACGGTGGCCGTGTTCTACACGGTGATCACCCCACTGCTCAACCCTGTCATCTACTCCCTGAGAAATGCTGAAGTGAAGAAGGCCATGAAGAGGCTGTGGGTCAGAGCAATGAAGCTAGAAGAGAGGTAG
- the LOC102273870 gene encoding olfactory receptor 4B1, whose translation MARTNNVTELIITGLFQDPEVQRACFAVFLPVYLATVVGNGLIVLMVRVSKSLRSPMYFFLSHLSLVEISYSSTIVPKFITDLLVRIKTISLEGCVAQIFFFHFFGVTEIFLLTVMAYDRYVAICKPLHYTIIMSRPVCHRLAAASWLGGIIHSMVQILVTVQLPFCGPNVIDHYFCDLHPLFKLACTDTFVEGVIVLTNSGLISVFSFLLLVSSYIVILVNLRNHSAEGRRKALSTCASHVTVVVLFFGPAIFLYMRPPSTFTEDKLVAVFYTVVTPMLNPIIYTLRNAEVKIALKRLWGRKVNSGVE comes from the coding sequence ATGGCGAGGACCAATAATGTGACTGAGTTAATTATCACCGGTCTTTTCCAGGACCCAGAGGTGCAGAGAGCGTGCTTTGCGGTGTTTCTGCCCGTGTACTTGGCCACGGTGGTGGGCAATGGCCTCATTGTTCTGATGGTCAGAGTCAGTAAGAGCCTGCGttcccccatgtacttcttccttagCCACCTGTCGCTGGTGGAGATCAGTTACTCCTCTACTATTGTCCCTAAATTCATCACAGACTTACTTGTCAGGATTAAGACCATCTCCCTGGAGGGCTGTGTGGCTCAGATattcttctttcacttctttggggTTACTGAGATCTTCCTGCTCAcggtgatggcctatgaccgctacgtggccatctgcaagcccctTCACTACACAATCATCATGAGCCGGCCTGTGTGCCACCGCCTGGCAGCCGCTTCCTGGCTGGGGGGCATAATTCACTCCATGGTGCAGATCCTTGTCACTGTCCAGTTGCCCTTCTGCGGTCCCAACGTGATTGACCACTACTTCTGTGACCTCCATCCCTTGTTCAAGCTTGCCTGCACTGACACATTCGTGGAGGGCGTCATTGTGTTGACCAACAGTGGATTaatctctgtcttctccttcctcctcttggtGTCCTCATACATTGTCATCCTGGTCAACTTGAGGAACCATTCAGCTGAGGGGAGACGCAAAGCCCTCTCCACCTGTGCCTCTCACGTCACGGTGGTCGTCCTGTTCTTTGGACCCGCCATCTTCCTCTACATGCGGCCCCCCTCCACCTTCACTGAGGACAAGCTGGTGGCCGTGTTCTACACGGTGGTcacccccatgctgaaccccatCATCTACACACTCAGAAATGCAGAGGTGAAAATTGCCTTGAAGAGGCTGTGGGGCAGGAAAGTTAACTCAGGGGTGGAATAA